The segment GAGATAATTAGGTATCTAATTAAAGTTTGTTATCCGTCAATTGATGTATTACCATATAAACAAGATTTATCGTGTTGTGTTGTAATTCAAAAGACAATTTGTTGATTCTCTTGTGAAACATGATTTCAACAAAACTATTCCATAGGAGAGACTGTGAAAGTTGAAACAGACCTATTTTCTcgaacatcaaaaaagttataacagcTCCCGTCTGCAGGGGAGGGCTGGAGTTtttgattcttactagaaaatttaatatttgaaatttaattaaatttttcaaataatttcattgtctgtgaatagctatggatttttgaaatttttctccacaaaatttaatatttaaaaatattttttcaaaaaatctgatGTTGCATCGtactgattttttattatttcatatcttATATACTCGTATCAACACACCACAGCTTGTATGTCTGATTGTCAGGGCATGACTCTGAATTAGTGATATACAAATAATGATCAATGGTcggtaatataaatattattatatcttaatctgctaaatacattgaaagtaaattaatcattaaaaactttattaacttctcaagaatattatttagtataattttcttaatttcttactccaactttatttttagattgttGTCCCTGGTTTCAAGGACAGTTGcgtattcaaatataatttgtagaaaaagtaaaaaaatccttactattataatctaaaaataaacaatagaaaTAGCAAACATATGTTGTGTCAAGTTTTGACGTGTCTGAATCAAACAAGGTCAGAGTAATTGAATTATAAGCAAAGAATGTTACAGCTGTCCCATATATCCTGCAATGAACTGAAATAAATGTtctaaatcatttaatatacaACTTCTTTTAGCATCTatgaatgtatttctattaaagtCATAAAATCAATCTGAAAACAAGGAATCACAAAATCAGAACATTAGAGGGACTAAGTCTcgatttaaaattcaatttatattgatGTATATGGATAAAAATGTCTTACAGCTTTTGAATATCacatcaaatacatattttaagaacTATGGTTTGTTACGACAAAGTACTTAATTAACTGAATTTTACATCAAGTacctttatacatatttgacaataattaataatgcaaCTTTACATCCAAAAGAAttatctcataaaaaattagtttgaaGTTACAGAGAGATGATCTTTATATCTTAAGTAATCATATAATGTGAGTGGTAGTTCTAATTTCTCTATCATTCCATCTTCTATTCCATTTTTGGTCAAATTTACTCTTATAACTCTACGACATAATACCCGAAGCGGAAGGGGTTcagctaaaatataatatattatccatttacaaattataataactcATTAGGCCACTTACGATCAATTCCACcaatatatttcattgatacCTCGCAATGTCCCCATACTGATGAAGctatcaaatataactttttacctTTTAAACCTCTGAATGCAGTTCCCAAATACCTGTCATTAACTAAATATCCTATGCAGCCGTCATCCATATTAAGAACAACTATGTATATATTGCAAAACTATAAACAAtacaagttttaaaatataaatttaatttaccttTAAATTTATCTGGAACATAAAATGTCGTATCTGGTTGAAGAAAAGCTGGATAAGTAGCACCTGgtatatttttagaatcaaaaaaaattttacttcttcCTATATCCCATCCCCAAGAAAATTCATTGTTTCCGACAAGGCTTTGATAACCAAAACATTTAACTGGCGCCTCATctgaaacataataatttaaaatatagatatgaaTTTATGTAAAAGTGATCATTAACTGATTGTAGATCATTTAAGCCTCAGCGAAACAACTTTTGCAAGTTGGTACACTTACATGCaagaaaagtcaaatattttttttacctcttaaaaagtttaaaattatgtgGCGATATATTATTTGAGGAGACAtctctattaaatattataactattttctttctctttgttATTCCTTTTCTGGACTACTTACGATTGGCCAATTATGCCCAATCTTTTTCTCAGATTTCAATTACAACCTATGAGTTTATGTAGTTGAAATTAATATACGCTActctctataaataattatcagagGTTGGAAAAAGTgcttatactgcaagtccaagtcgagtctcaagtcttcataaaataaaagttactttaaaaagtactttatatccagtgaaaaagtttaaatgtcTTTCAAGTCCGAGTGGGGCCAcgaatcttcaaaatatggat is part of the Lepeophtheirus salmonis chromosome 14, UVic_Lsal_1.4, whole genome shotgun sequence genome and harbors:
- the LOC121129600 gene encoding protein gustavus isoform X2; protein product: MFLWIYSLCMPGIQTIVKEEDRLTFHRQPVAQSTDAIRSKIGYERGLHLFEINWPNRQRGTHAVVGFATDEAPVKCFGYQSLVGNNEFSWGWDIGRSKIFFDSKNIPGATYPAFLQPDTTFYVPDKFKVVLNMDDGCIGYLVNDRYLGTAFRGLKGKKLYLIASSVWGHCEVSMKYIGGIDPEPLPLRVLCRRVIRVNLTKNGIEDGMIEKLELPLTLYDYLRYKDHLSVTSN
- the LOC121129600 gene encoding protein gustavus isoform X1, with the translated sequence MDYNDIDDQNESNESIVDKMPVRLEILLDMPDVPLDIQLMHAWNPDDSSDNILVKEEDRLTFHRQPVAQSTDAIRSKIGYERGLHLFEINWPNRQRGTHAVVGFATDEAPVKCFGYQSLVGNNEFSWGWDIGRSKIFFDSKNIPGATYPAFLQPDTTFYVPDKFKVVLNMDDGCIGYLVNDRYLGTAFRGLKGKKLYLIASSVWGHCEVSMKYIGGIDPEPLPLRVLCRRVIRVNLTKNGIEDGMIEKLELPLTLYDYLRYKDHLSVTSN